A genomic window from Klebsiella quasipneumoniae subsp. quasipneumoniae includes:
- a CDS encoding LysR family transcriptional regulator: protein MNLKQLYYFKRLSETEHYTEAASSLCITQPSLSHAISELEKELGVALFARQGRNVKITQNGKRFLPYVEDALASLENGRTVLQKNGAENKENIRIAFIYTMGEYVVPQLINKYSLSPEFHNVTFSFTQGTSLTLLQELKAGKVDLAICSYIADEPDIDFIPVIQQELVVVTARDHPLARLYEHEVDLVETIHYPYIYFSENSGLRPFIDNVFMQQKLVPEIACYVEEDTAMAGLVSIDYGIAIMPRISALSHYNVHILKIKNTLPPRYIYLATMKDRGLSPALQSFKNVVIHDSQKIC, encoded by the coding sequence ATGAACCTAAAGCAACTTTATTATTTTAAACGTCTGTCTGAAACTGAACATTATACCGAAGCGGCCTCCAGTCTGTGCATCACCCAGCCTTCGCTAAGCCATGCGATATCAGAGCTGGAGAAGGAGTTAGGGGTCGCGCTGTTCGCCAGACAGGGACGGAACGTTAAAATTACGCAAAACGGCAAGCGTTTTCTGCCGTATGTCGAAGATGCGCTGGCCTCACTGGAAAATGGCCGCACAGTTTTGCAAAAAAACGGCGCTGAAAATAAAGAAAACATTCGTATCGCCTTTATTTACACGATGGGCGAATATGTTGTTCCGCAGTTAATTAATAAATATTCTCTTTCACCTGAATTTCACAACGTGACTTTTTCTTTTACTCAAGGGACCTCGCTGACGCTGTTGCAGGAGCTGAAAGCGGGAAAAGTCGATCTGGCGATCTGCTCTTATATTGCCGATGAACCCGATATCGATTTTATTCCGGTTATTCAGCAGGAGCTGGTGGTGGTGACCGCCAGGGATCATCCGCTGGCCCGGCTGTATGAACATGAAGTCGACCTCGTGGAGACGATTCATTATCCCTATATCTATTTTTCAGAAAATAGCGGCTTACGTCCGTTTATCGATAATGTATTTATGCAGCAAAAGCTGGTGCCGGAGATTGCCTGCTACGTGGAAGAGGATACCGCGATGGCCGGGCTGGTCAGCATTGACTACGGAATCGCTATCATGCCGCGGATCTCGGCGCTCTCCCATTACAACGTCCATATCCTGAAGATTAAAAACACCCTCCCTCCGCGCTATATCTATCTGGCGACCATGAAAGACCGCGGACTTTCCCCTGCGCTGCAGT
- a CDS encoding MFS transporter — MSMSNSQEVLTSSSGTKKRSRVRIVILLLLSVGTMINYLDRTILGIVAPQLTQEIHIDPAMMGIIFSAFAWTYALAQIPGGMFLDRFGNKLTYALSIFFWSLFTLLQSFTLGLKSLLLLRLGLGVSEAPCFPANSRIVSTWFPQHERARATATYTVGEYIGLAAFSPLLFLILEHHGWRTLFFLTGGLGILFTLVWWRFYHEPHESRTANQAELDYIGANGIDNKIQNVPFNWRDARRLLGCRQILGASLGQFAGNTTLVFFLTWFPSYLANERHLPWLHVGFFATWPFLAAAIGILFGGWISDRLLKRTGSVNISRKLPIISGLLLSSCIIAANWVSANSTVIIIMSVAFFGQGMVGLGWTLISDIAPENMAGLTGGIFNFCANMASIIAPLIIGVIISATGNFFYALIYVGLTALIGVIAYIFIIGDIKRIELK; from the coding sequence ATGAGTATGTCAAACTCTCAGGAAGTCCTCACATCCTCATCGGGGACGAAAAAAAGAAGCCGCGTTCGGATAGTTATTTTACTGCTGTTGTCCGTCGGAACGATGATCAATTATCTCGACCGCACCATCCTCGGTATCGTTGCCCCACAGTTAACCCAGGAAATTCATATCGATCCGGCGATGATGGGCATCATTTTCTCCGCCTTTGCCTGGACCTATGCCCTGGCGCAGATCCCCGGCGGCATGTTTTTAGACCGCTTCGGCAACAAACTGACCTATGCCCTGTCAATTTTCTTCTGGTCGCTGTTTACCCTGCTGCAAAGTTTCACCCTCGGGCTTAAATCTCTGCTGCTTCTGCGCCTGGGACTCGGCGTCAGTGAAGCGCCCTGCTTCCCGGCCAACAGCCGCATCGTCAGCACCTGGTTCCCGCAGCATGAGCGCGCGCGGGCGACGGCAACATATACGGTTGGTGAATATATAGGACTGGCGGCCTTCTCGCCGCTGTTATTTTTAATCCTCGAACATCATGGCTGGAGAACGCTTTTTTTCCTCACCGGCGGATTAGGTATTTTATTTACTTTGGTGTGGTGGCGTTTTTATCACGAACCCCATGAATCGCGCACGGCTAATCAAGCGGAGCTGGATTATATCGGCGCAAACGGCATTGACAATAAAATCCAGAACGTTCCATTTAACTGGCGTGACGCCAGGCGCCTGCTGGGCTGTCGCCAGATCCTCGGCGCCAGTCTGGGTCAGTTTGCCGGTAACACCACGCTGGTGTTTTTCCTGACGTGGTTTCCCAGCTATCTGGCCAACGAGCGCCATCTTCCCTGGCTGCACGTTGGCTTCTTCGCCACCTGGCCGTTCCTCGCCGCCGCCATCGGCATCCTCTTCGGCGGCTGGATCTCGGACCGACTGCTGAAGCGAACCGGCTCCGTCAACATCAGTCGGAAGTTACCAATAATTTCCGGATTATTACTCTCCAGCTGTATTATTGCGGCGAACTGGGTGAGCGCCAACAGCACCGTTATTATTATCATGTCGGTGGCGTTTTTTGGCCAGGGAATGGTTGGCCTGGGCTGGACGTTAATTTCTGATATTGCCCCGGAAAATATGGCAGGCCTGACCGGCGGTATATTTAATTTCTGCGCTAATATGGCATCGATTATAGCCCCACTGATAATTGGCGTGATTATCTCCGCAACGGGTAACTTCTTTTACGCACTGATCTACGTCGGCCTGACGGCGCTGATCGGCGTGATTGCCTACATCTTTATCATCGGCGACATCAAGCGAATCGAACTGAAGTAA
- a CDS encoding sugar efflux transporter, whose product MLWLMTMGRRLNGVYAAFMLVAFMMGVAGALQAPTLSLFLSREVGAQPFWVGLFYTVNAIAGILVSLALAKRSDSRGDRRRLIMFCCLMAVGNALLFAFNRHYLTLITCGVMLASIANAAMPQLFALAREYADSSAREVVMFSSVMRAQLSLAWVIGPPLAFMLALNYGFTTMFSIAAGIFVISLALIAVKLPSVPRVEQPSEEAEALAQAGGWQDKNVRMLFIASTLMWTCNTMYIIDMPLWISSDLGLPDSLAGILMGTAAGLEIPAMILAGYYVKRFGKRKMMVAAVAAGVLFYLGLILFHGRTALLALQLFNAIFIGIIAGIGMLWFQDLMPGRAGAATTLFTNSISTGVILAGVMQGALSQSYGHASVYWTIAAISLVTLFLTSKVKDI is encoded by the coding sequence ATGCTGTGGTTGATGACGATGGGACGACGGCTAAACGGCGTCTATGCCGCCTTTATGCTGGTTGCTTTTATGATGGGCGTGGCGGGCGCATTGCAGGCGCCGACGTTGAGTTTGTTTCTCAGCCGCGAAGTGGGGGCGCAGCCGTTCTGGGTGGGCCTGTTCTACACCGTGAATGCGATAGCCGGGATCCTGGTGAGTCTGGCGCTGGCCAAGCGCTCCGATAGCCGCGGCGACCGGCGGCGGTTAATTATGTTCTGCTGCCTGATGGCGGTAGGCAATGCGCTGCTGTTTGCCTTCAACCGCCACTATCTGACGCTGATCACCTGCGGGGTGATGCTGGCATCCATCGCTAACGCCGCCATGCCGCAGCTCTTTGCCCTGGCGCGGGAGTATGCCGACAGCTCGGCGCGGGAAGTGGTGATGTTCAGCTCGGTCATGCGTGCCCAGCTGTCCCTGGCGTGGGTGATTGGCCCGCCGCTGGCCTTTATGCTGGCGCTCAACTATGGCTTTACCACCATGTTCTCCATTGCGGCGGGCATCTTTGTGATCAGCCTGGCGCTGATTGCCGTCAAACTGCCCTCGGTTCCGCGCGTGGAGCAACCCTCTGAAGAGGCGGAGGCGCTGGCGCAGGCCGGCGGCTGGCAGGACAAGAACGTACGCATGTTGTTTATCGCCTCCACCCTGATGTGGACCTGCAACACCATGTATATCATTGATATGCCGCTGTGGATCAGCAGCGATCTCGGGCTTCCCGACAGCCTGGCCGGGATCCTGATGGGCACTGCCGCCGGGCTGGAGATTCCGGCGATGATCCTCGCCGGCTACTACGTGAAGCGCTTTGGTAAACGTAAAATGATGGTGGCGGCGGTGGCGGCCGGTGTGCTGTTTTATCTGGGGCTGATCCTGTTTCATGGCCGTACGGCGCTGCTGGCCCTGCAGCTGTTCAACGCCATCTTTATCGGCATTATCGCCGGGATCGGCATGCTGTGGTTCCAGGATTTAATGCCGGGGCGCGCGGGGGCGGCGACCACCCTGTTTACCAACAGTATTTCCACTGGCGTGATCCTGGCCGGCGTGATGCAGGGGGCGCTATCGCAGAGCTATGGCCACGCCAGCGTCTACTGGACGATCGCCGCGATTTCGCTGGTGACGCTGTTTTTAACCAGCAAGGTAAAGGATATCTGA
- the sgrT gene encoding glucose uptake inhibitor SgrT, with translation MMRSTAKSFYQRYFSATQEASWLARLMAGRQQEILGELMQWGVTSKTSDH, from the coding sequence ATGATGAGGTCTACCGCAAAATCGTTCTACCAGCGCTACTTTTCTGCGACGCAGGAAGCGTCCTGGCTGGCCCGCCTGATGGCAGGACGACAGCAGGAAATTCTGGGTGAACTGATGCAGTGGGGAGTGACGTCAAAGACCTCTGATCATTGA
- the sgrR gene encoding HTH-type transcriptional regulator SgrR, whose translation MSSGRLQQQFIRLWQCCDGKSQETTLNELAEMLSCSRRHMRTLLNMMESRGWLTWEAEAGRGKRSRLTFLYTGLALQQQRAEDLLEQDRIDQLVQLVGDKAAVRQMLVSHLGRSFRQGRHILRVLYYRPMKNLLPGSALRRSETHIARQIFSALTRVNEENGELEADIAHHWQQLTPTHWRFFLRPGIHFHHGRELEMTDVIASLQRSNALPLYSHIERIESPTAWTLDIHLRQPDRWLPWLLGQVPAMVLPQEWRTMNHFSSMPVGTGPYAVVRNNQNQLKIHAFEDYFGYRALIDEVNVWVLPEISEEPNGGLTLQGNTESEKAVESRLEEGCYYLLFDSRSPLGANEAVRRWLSYLFQPANLLYHAGELYQGNWFPAYGLLPRWHHASNHACDKPAGLETVTLTYYRDHVEHRVIGGIMRDLLAAHQVKLEIQELEYDAWHRGEVVSDIWLNSVNFTLPIEFSLFAYLYEVPLIQRCIPIDWQEDASRWRAGEFNPATWSQRLLASQHIVPLIHHWLMIQGQRSMRGVRMNTLGWFDFKSAWFAPPEP comes from the coding sequence ATGTCTTCCGGCCGTCTGCAACAACAGTTCATCCGTCTATGGCAGTGCTGCGACGGCAAGTCGCAGGAGACCACCCTCAACGAGCTGGCGGAAATGCTGAGCTGCTCGCGCCGCCACATGCGCACCTTGCTCAATATGATGGAGTCCCGCGGCTGGCTGACCTGGGAGGCGGAGGCTGGCCGCGGAAAACGCTCGCGGCTGACCTTTCTCTATACCGGCCTCGCCCTGCAGCAGCAGCGTGCCGAAGATCTGCTTGAGCAGGATCGCATCGATCAGCTGGTGCAACTGGTCGGCGATAAAGCCGCCGTCCGTCAGATGCTGGTCTCGCATCTCGGGCGCAGCTTCCGCCAGGGGCGGCACATCCTGCGCGTGCTCTACTACCGGCCAATGAAGAATTTACTGCCCGGCAGCGCGCTGCGGCGTTCGGAAACCCATATCGCCCGGCAAATATTCAGCGCTCTGACGCGGGTAAATGAGGAAAATGGGGAACTGGAAGCCGATATTGCTCACCACTGGCAGCAGTTGACGCCCACCCACTGGCGCTTTTTCCTCCGGCCAGGCATCCATTTTCACCATGGCCGTGAGCTGGAGATGACCGATGTGATCGCTTCTCTGCAGCGCAGCAATGCCCTACCGCTCTATTCGCATATCGAACGCATTGAGTCGCCCACCGCCTGGACCCTGGATATTCATCTGCGCCAGCCCGACCGCTGGCTACCCTGGCTGCTGGGCCAGGTACCGGCGATGGTGCTGCCGCAGGAGTGGCGGACCATGAACCACTTTTCTTCGATGCCCGTCGGCACCGGCCCGTATGCCGTGGTGCGCAACAATCAGAACCAGCTCAAGATCCACGCCTTTGAGGACTATTTTGGCTACCGGGCGCTGATCGATGAGGTGAACGTCTGGGTGCTACCGGAAATTAGCGAAGAGCCCAACGGCGGCCTGACGCTGCAGGGCAATACCGAAAGCGAAAAGGCGGTGGAGAGTCGTCTGGAAGAGGGGTGCTACTACCTGCTGTTCGACTCGCGAAGCCCGCTGGGCGCCAACGAGGCGGTGCGCCGCTGGTTAAGCTATCTGTTCCAGCCCGCGAACCTGCTCTACCACGCGGGCGAGCTTTACCAGGGCAACTGGTTTCCCGCTTACGGCCTGCTGCCGCGCTGGCATCACGCCAGCAACCACGCCTGCGACAAGCCGGCGGGCCTGGAGACGGTCACCCTCACCTACTACCGCGATCACGTCGAACATCGGGTGATCGGCGGGATCATGCGCGACCTGCTGGCGGCGCATCAGGTAAAGCTGGAGATCCAGGAGCTGGAGTACGATGCCTGGCATCGCGGCGAGGTAGTCAGCGATATCTGGCTCAACAGCGTTAACTTCACCTTGCCGATCGAATTCTCGCTATTCGCCTATCTGTACGAAGTCCCGCTGATTCAGCGCTGCATCCCCATCGACTGGCAGGAAGACGCCAGCCGCTGGCGCGCGGGAGAGTTTAATCCGGCTACCTGGAGTCAGCGCCTGCTGGCCAGCCAGCATATCGTGCCGCTGATCCATCACTGGCTGATGATTCAGGGGCAGCGCAGTATGCGCGGCGTGCGGATGAACACCCTCGGCTGGTTCGATTTTAAATCCGCATGGTTTGCGCCGCCGGAGCCGTAA
- the thiB gene encoding thiamine ABC transporter substrate binding subunit — protein MLKKLLPLLALVAMPALAKPVLTVYTYDSFSADWGPGPAVKKAFEADCGCELKFVALEDGVSLLNRLRMEGKNSKADVVLGLDNNLLEAAAQSQLFAKSHVPASAVSVPGGWDNDTFVPYDYGYFAFVYDKNKLANPPKSLKELVESPQKWRVIYEDPRTSTPGLGLLLWMQKVYGDKAPEAWQKLAAKTVTVTKGWSEAYGLFLKGESDLVLSYTTSPAYHIIEEKKDHYAAANFAEGHYLQVEVAARTAASKQPELAEKFLKFMVSPGFQNAIPTGNWMYPVTQVALPAGFATLVKPQTTLTFTPQQVASERQTWISAWQRAVSR, from the coding sequence GTGTTGAAAAAATTACTCCCGCTGCTGGCGCTGGTCGCCATGCCCGCTCTGGCTAAGCCTGTCCTCACCGTCTATACCTATGACTCCTTCTCTGCCGACTGGGGCCCCGGCCCGGCGGTCAAAAAAGCGTTTGAAGCGGACTGCGGCTGCGAGCTGAAGTTCGTCGCGCTGGAAGATGGCGTTTCGCTGCTGAATCGTCTGCGCATGGAAGGCAAGAACAGCAAGGCTGACGTCGTGCTGGGCCTGGATAACAACCTGCTGGAAGCCGCGGCGCAGAGTCAGCTGTTCGCTAAAAGCCACGTTCCCGCCAGCGCGGTTAGCGTGCCGGGCGGCTGGGATAACGACACCTTTGTCCCCTACGATTACGGCTATTTCGCCTTCGTCTATGATAAAAACAAACTGGCCAATCCGCCGAAAAGCCTGAAAGAGTTGGTCGAGAGCCCGCAGAAGTGGCGCGTCATCTATGAAGATCCGCGCACCAGCACCCCGGGGCTGGGGCTGCTGCTATGGATGCAAAAAGTCTATGGCGATAAAGCGCCCGAGGCCTGGCAGAAGCTGGCGGCGAAGACCGTTACCGTCACCAAGGGCTGGAGCGAAGCCTACGGTCTGTTCCTGAAAGGCGAAAGCGACCTGGTGTTGAGCTACACCACCTCGCCGGCCTACCACATTATTGAAGAGAAAAAAGACCACTATGCGGCGGCGAACTTCGCCGAAGGCCACTATCTGCAGGTCGAAGTTGCCGCCCGCACCGCCGCCAGCAAGCAGCCGGAACTGGCGGAGAAATTCCTCAAATTCATGGTATCTCCTGGCTTCCAGAACGCCATCCCCACCGGCAACTGGATGTATCCGGTGACCCAGGTCGCGCTGCCGGCCGGTTTTGCAACCCTGGTGAAGCCGCAGACCACGCTGACGTTTACCCCGCAGCAGGTCGCCAGCGAGCGTCAGACCTGGATTAGCGCATGGCAACGCGCCGTCAGCCGCTAA
- the thiP gene encoding thiamine/thiamine pyrophosphate ABC transporter permease ThiP, with protein MATRRQPLNLSGLLPGLFAATLLCAVALAAFLALWFSAPGAGWQTIFSDSYLWHVVRFSFWQASLSALLSVGPAVFLARALYRRRFPGRTLLLRLCAMTLILPVLVAVFGILSVYGRQGWLASLFHAFGWQWDFSPYGLQGILLAHVFFNMPMATRLLLQALENIPGEQRQIAAQLGMRGYAFFRLVEWPWMRRHIPAVAALIFMLCFASFATVLSLGGGPKATTIELAIYQALSFDYDPARAAMLALIQMLCCLGLVLLSQRLSKAVAIGVSHVRGWRDPDDRLHSRLSDGLLIGAALLLLLPPLLAVIVDGINRNMLDVLAQPALWQALTTSLRIAIAAGLLSVTLTMMLLWSSRELRARQRPLAGQAMELSGMLILAMPGIVLATGFFLLLNNSIGLPESADGIVIFTNALMAIPYALKVLENPMRDIAVRYSMLCQSLGIEGLARLRVIELRALRRPLAQALAFACVLSIGDFGVVALFGNEAFRTLPFYLYQQIGAYRSQDGAVTALLLLLLCFLLFTLIEKLPGRDAKTQ; from the coding sequence ATGGCAACGCGCCGTCAGCCGCTAAACCTTAGCGGGCTGCTGCCGGGCCTGTTCGCCGCCACGCTGCTCTGCGCCGTCGCGCTGGCGGCGTTTCTGGCGCTGTGGTTCAGCGCGCCCGGCGCGGGCTGGCAGACGATCTTCAGCGATAGCTACCTCTGGCACGTGGTGCGCTTCTCCTTCTGGCAGGCGTCGCTCTCAGCGCTGCTTTCGGTGGGCCCGGCCGTCTTTCTCGCCCGCGCGCTTTATCGGCGTCGCTTTCCCGGCCGCACCCTGCTGCTGCGCCTGTGCGCGATGACCCTGATCCTGCCGGTGCTGGTGGCGGTGTTCGGCATCCTCAGCGTCTATGGCCGCCAGGGCTGGCTGGCCTCGCTGTTTCACGCTTTCGGCTGGCAGTGGGATTTCTCGCCTTACGGCCTGCAGGGCATCCTGCTGGCGCACGTCTTTTTCAATATGCCGATGGCCACCCGCCTGCTGCTGCAGGCGCTGGAGAACATTCCCGGCGAGCAGCGGCAAATTGCCGCCCAGCTTGGCATGCGCGGCTATGCCTTCTTCCGCCTCGTCGAATGGCCATGGATGCGCCGGCATATTCCCGCCGTCGCCGCGCTGATTTTTATGCTCTGCTTTGCCAGCTTCGCCACCGTGCTGTCGCTGGGCGGCGGCCCGAAGGCCACCACCATTGAGCTGGCTATCTACCAGGCGCTGAGCTTTGACTACGATCCGGCGCGAGCGGCGATGCTGGCGTTGATCCAGATGCTCTGCTGCCTCGGGCTGGTGCTGCTCAGCCAGCGTCTCAGTAAAGCGGTGGCTATCGGCGTCAGCCATGTCCGCGGCTGGCGCGACCCTGACGATCGCCTGCATAGCCGGCTGAGCGATGGGTTGCTGATCGGCGCCGCCCTGCTGCTTCTGCTGCCGCCATTGCTGGCGGTCATCGTCGACGGGATCAACCGCAACATGCTGGACGTGCTGGCGCAGCCCGCCCTCTGGCAGGCATTGACGACTTCCCTGCGCATCGCCATTGCCGCCGGGCTGTTGAGCGTCACCCTGACGATGATGCTGCTATGGAGCAGTCGCGAGCTGCGCGCCCGTCAGCGGCCGCTGGCCGGGCAGGCGATGGAGCTGAGCGGCATGCTGATCCTTGCCATGCCGGGCATCGTGCTGGCTACCGGCTTCTTCCTGCTGCTCAATAACAGCATCGGCCTTCCGGAGTCCGCCGACGGCATCGTCATCTTTACCAATGCTCTGATGGCGATCCCCTACGCGCTTAAAGTGCTGGAAAACCCGATGCGCGACATTGCCGTCCGCTACAGCATGCTCTGCCAGTCGCTGGGGATCGAAGGCCTGGCGCGGCTGCGGGTCATCGAACTTCGCGCGCTCCGGCGCCCGCTGGCCCAGGCGTTAGCCTTCGCCTGCGTGCTGTCGATTGGCGACTTCGGCGTGGTGGCGCTGTTCGGCAACGAGGCGTTCCGCACCCTGCCTTTCTATCTGTACCAGCAGATAGGCGCCTACCGCAGCCAGGACGGCGCCGTCACCGCCCTGCTTCTGCTGCTGCTCTGTTTCTTATTATTTACGCTGATTGAAAAACTTCCGGGGCGTGATGCTAAAACTCAATGA
- the thiQ gene encoding thiamine ABC transporter ATP-binding protein ThiQ, translated as MLKLNDVTWLYQHLPMRFTLDVARGERIAVLGPSGAGKSTLLNLIAGFLPPASGSLQINGETHHATPPAQRPVSMLFQENNLFNHLTIRQNISLGIHPGLKLSREQQQKVTAIAAQMGIDDLLERLPGELSGGQRQRAALARCLVRQQPVLLLDEPFSALDPALRQEMLALVADVCEQQQLTLLMVSHSVEDAARIAPRSIVVAEGRIVWDGATAELLSGHSSASHLMGISAQ; from the coding sequence ATGCTAAAACTCAATGATGTGACCTGGCTGTACCAGCATCTGCCGATGCGCTTTACTCTCGATGTCGCGCGCGGCGAGCGCATCGCGGTGCTCGGCCCCAGCGGCGCCGGAAAGAGCACCCTGCTGAATCTGATCGCCGGTTTTCTGCCGCCCGCCAGCGGCAGCCTGCAGATTAACGGCGAGACGCATCACGCGACGCCGCCGGCGCAGCGTCCGGTTTCGATGCTGTTCCAGGAGAATAACCTGTTTAACCATCTGACCATTCGGCAGAATATCAGTCTCGGGATCCACCCTGGCCTGAAACTGAGCCGCGAACAGCAGCAGAAAGTCACGGCGATTGCCGCCCAGATGGGAATTGATGACCTGCTTGAACGCCTGCCGGGAGAGCTCTCCGGCGGTCAACGGCAGCGCGCGGCGCTGGCCCGCTGTCTGGTGCGCCAGCAGCCAGTGCTGCTGCTGGATGAACCCTTCTCAGCGCTCGACCCGGCGCTGCGCCAGGAGATGCTGGCGCTGGTGGCTGATGTCTGCGAGCAGCAGCAGCTCACCCTGCTGATGGTCTCGCACAGCGTGGAAGATGCCGCACGCATTGCGCCGCGCTCGATTGTGGTCGCCGAAGGGCGCATTGTCTGGGATGGCGCTACCGCCGAGCTGTTAAGCGGCCACAGCAGCGCCTCGCATCTGATGGGGATCAGCGCGCAATAA
- a CDS encoding DedA family protein, whose amino-acid sequence MQALLEHFITQSTVYSLLAVMLVAFLESLALVGLILPGTVMMAGLGALIGGGEVNFWQAWLAGIVGCLLGDWISFWLGWRFKKPLHRWSFMKKNRALLEKTEHALHQHSMITILIGRFVGPTRPLVPMVAGMLDLPVAKFVLPNIIGCLLWPPLYFLPGILAGAAIDIPADENSASFKWLLLGAALLAWLAGWLCWRLWRSAKTSGDRLTRWLPRGRLLWLAPLMVALAATALTFVFRHPLMPVYLAILHKVIAR is encoded by the coding sequence ATGCAAGCATTGCTCGAACACTTTATTACCCAATCCACGGTCTACTCGCTGTTAGCCGTGATGCTGGTGGCCTTTCTCGAGTCGCTGGCGCTGGTGGGGCTTATCTTACCCGGAACGGTGATGATGGCCGGCCTTGGGGCGCTGATTGGCGGCGGTGAGGTTAACTTCTGGCAGGCGTGGCTGGCGGGGATCGTGGGCTGTCTGCTGGGCGACTGGATCTCATTCTGGCTCGGATGGCGCTTTAAAAAGCCGCTGCACCGCTGGTCGTTCATGAAGAAAAACCGCGCCCTGCTGGAGAAAACCGAGCATGCGCTGCACCAGCACAGCATGATCACCATCCTGATTGGCCGCTTTGTCGGGCCGACGCGTCCGCTGGTGCCGATGGTCGCCGGGATGCTCGACCTGCCGGTGGCCAAATTCGTGCTACCGAATATTATCGGCTGCCTGCTCTGGCCGCCGCTCTATTTCCTGCCTGGCATTCTCGCCGGGGCGGCGATTGATATTCCGGCCGATGAAAACAGCGCCAGCTTTAAATGGCTGCTGCTGGGGGCGGCGCTGCTCGCCTGGCTGGCGGGGTGGCTGTGCTGGCGGCTGTGGCGGAGCGCGAAAACGTCTGGCGATCGGCTGACCCGCTGGCTGCCGCGCGGGCGTCTGCTGTGGCTGGCGCCGCTTATGGTCGCGCTGGCGGCAACGGCGTTAACGTTTGTCTTCCGCCATCCGCTGATGCCGGTCTATCTGGCGATCCTGCACAAGGTTATTGCGCGCTGA
- the araC gene encoding arabinose operon transcriptional regulator AraC — MAETQNDPLLPGYSFNAHLVTGLTPIEAQGYLDFFIDRPLGMKGYILNLTIRGEGVINNHGEQFVCRPGDMLLFPPGEIHHYGRHPDASEWYHQWVYFRPRAYWHEWLNWPTIFAQTGFFRPDEQWQARFGELFGQIVDAGQGAGRYSELLAINLLEQLLLRRMEAINESLHPPLDNRVRDACQYISDHLADSHFDIASVAQHVCLSPSRLSHLFRQQLGISVLGWREDQRISQAKLLLSTTRMPIATVGRNVGFEDQLYFSRVFKKCTGASPSEFRAGCE; from the coding sequence ATGGCCGAAACGCAAAACGATCCGCTGCTGCCGGGCTACTCTTTTAACGCTCATCTGGTCACCGGCCTGACGCCGATTGAGGCGCAGGGATACCTGGATTTCTTTATCGACCGCCCGCTGGGTATGAAAGGCTATATCCTCAACCTGACGATCCGCGGCGAGGGCGTAATCAACAACCACGGCGAGCAGTTTGTCTGCCGGCCGGGCGATATGCTGCTGTTCCCGCCGGGGGAGATCCATCACTATGGCCGCCATCCCGACGCCAGCGAGTGGTATCACCAGTGGGTCTACTTCCGCCCGCGCGCCTACTGGCACGAGTGGCTCAACTGGCCGACGATCTTCGCCCAGACCGGCTTTTTCCGTCCGGACGAGCAGTGGCAGGCGCGCTTTGGCGAGCTGTTCGGCCAGATCGTCGATGCCGGGCAAGGGGCGGGGCGCTATTCCGAACTGCTGGCGATTAATCTGCTGGAACAGCTCCTGCTGCGGCGGATGGAGGCGATCAACGAATCGCTGCATCCGCCGCTGGATAACCGGGTGCGCGACGCCTGCCAGTACATCAGCGACCATCTGGCGGACAGCCATTTTGATATCGCCAGCGTCGCCCAGCACGTCTGCCTGTCGCCCTCGCGCCTGTCGCACCTGTTTCGCCAGCAGCTGGGGATCAGCGTCCTCGGCTGGCGGGAGGACCAGCGTATCAGCCAGGCCAAACTGTTGCTGAGCACCACGCGGATGCCGATCGCCACCGTCGGGCGCAACGTCGGCTTTGAAGATCAGCTCTATTTTTCCCGCGTGTTCAAAAAATGCACCGGCGCCAGCCCGAGCGAATTCCGCGCGGGATGTGAATAA